In the genome of Ignavibacteriota bacterium, one region contains:
- the rpoN gene encoding RNA polymerase factor sigma-54, producing the protein MLSLQQKLSLQQKLSPQQIQYQKLLQLNTLALEQRIKTELELNPILEETLEDEIELTQEQEENSDDKDEQEDEIEISGDDEFDAEDYMNDGDLDNDRINKSPDDEDNRPIAPAKISQTERLLDQLHILKLPEHQIILGEVIIGSLSKDGYFREDLSKIVDDLKLFEHIDVTLEDAQKVLSMIQLFDPIGIAARDLQECLLIQIRNSSYDPYYSYLAEKILSENYTDFVNKRFDAIQTKMNLSRETLKSTLDLIHKLNPKPGAGALESEEANQITPDFIIEKVDEDYIITLNDKSMPSVTISSTYLEMIDGKKRKRKVTPREKETHQFLREKFESAKWFIASIQQRRETLMKIMRSIFEKQYEFFEGGPKFLKPMIYKDIADEIMMDISTISRVVNGKYVQSPVGIHELKYFFSEGLSTDDGDEVSNKHIRILIKEICDSEPKGKPYSDEKIAKILVDKGIHIARRTVAKYREQLQIPVARLRKELR; encoded by the coding sequence ATGTTATCTTTGCAGCAAAAACTCTCACTACAGCAAAAATTATCTCCTCAGCAAATTCAATATCAAAAATTATTGCAGTTAAATACCCTGGCTCTTGAGCAAAGAATTAAAACAGAATTGGAATTAAATCCTATTTTGGAAGAAACTTTGGAAGATGAAATTGAACTAACGCAGGAACAGGAAGAAAACTCCGACGATAAAGATGAACAAGAAGATGAAATTGAAATAAGCGGCGATGATGAGTTTGATGCCGAAGATTATATGAACGACGGCGATTTGGATAATGATAGAATAAATAAAAGTCCGGATGATGAAGATAACCGACCTATTGCGCCAGCAAAAATTTCCCAGACAGAAAGATTATTAGATCAACTCCATATTTTAAAATTGCCCGAACATCAAATTATTTTGGGTGAAGTTATAATCGGAAGTTTATCTAAAGACGGATATTTTAGAGAAGACCTTTCAAAAATTGTTGATGATCTTAAACTTTTTGAACACATTGATGTTACTTTGGAAGACGCGCAAAAAGTTCTAAGCATGATACAATTATTCGATCCGATTGGTATTGCCGCAAGAGATTTGCAGGAATGTTTATTGATACAAATCAGAAATTCATCTTACGATCCTTATTATTCTTATCTTGCAGAAAAAATATTGAGCGAAAATTATACTGATTTTGTTAATAAAAGATTCGACGCAATTCAAACAAAAATGAATCTTTCGCGTGAAACATTAAAATCAACTTTGGATTTAATTCATAAACTAAATCCTAAACCCGGAGCCGGAGCGCTCGAATCGGAAGAAGCAAATCAAATTACTCCGGATTTTATTATTGAAAAAGTTGATGAAGATTATATTATTACATTAAACGATAAAAGTATGCCATCAGTAACGATAAGTTCAACATATTTGGAAATGATTGACGGTAAAAAAAGAAAAAGAAAAGTAACGCCTCGTGAAAAGGAAACACATCAATTTTTAAGAGAAAAATTTGAATCCGCTAAATGGTTCATCGCTTCAATACAGCAAAGAAGAGAAACATTGATGAAGATCATGCGTTCAATTTTTGAAAAACAATATGAGTTTTTTGAAGGCGGTCCCAAATTCTTAAAACCTATGATCTATAAAGATATTGCAGATGAAATAATGATGGATATTTCAACAATTTCAAGAGTTGTAAACGGAAAGTATGTTCAAAGTCCGGTTGGAATTCATGAGTTGAAATATTTCTTCAGCGAAGGACTTTCAACAGATGACGGAGATGAAGTTTCAAACAAGCATATTAGAATTCTGATAAAAGAAATTTGTGATTCCGAACCTAAAGGCAAACCTTACAGTGATGAAAAAATCGCCAAAATTCTTGTCGATAAAGGAATTCATATCGCTAGAAGAACCGTTGCAAAATATCGCGAACAATTGCAAATTCCAGTTGCTCGTTTACGTAAAGAATTGCGATAG
- a CDS encoding peptidyl-prolyl cis-trans isomerase has translation MKKINFIVLLFALSINIHSQKKDEVLAKVGEKVITADEFKNRFELSPQIKRKNSEKGIQKAKEELLYTLIAEKLMAIEAEKLGYDSSISMKMNYVPMEKMNVRDAVYKKEIKSKVELNNKKFSEGLILANKKYFVDYIYSQNKEAIDSAYQIQLNSKNYDSTAALIKNVEFVKEPYEVTYGKMAIEPETAIFALKKNEFTKPQESPDGWYIFRLLNISGAEYKSIDERVSLVEKTVKNRTEDSLYDSFWNSFFKNKRVITDGNLFWYTADSLQKLVEYVKNRDSVAENQKIQIGDDDFIKFKNSLSPDSLKKNFIKFDKNPMTLNDFLNLFMFEGFYAYSSDINYIAEHLNQRVKRQIEMELLTRYGYELGLQNADEVKSSTEMWKANYLSTLFRKDIVLETKKEFESSEVKSTSEANLFETKLKIVEVLSDSLEIIQKALSIADNTEDLKQFAKVHSQRKDEKFNSGESEYLSAIELGEIGKVVSSMEIGDVFGPLQIEGKYSLFKLVDKKELKIENSGNEAEEKNKENILYKETLDKLENKTVELAEKYGVTINEKLLNSMKLNNLQMMVIRYMGFGGSMLAFPYVSPFYNWKEKLEQKQKEPL, from the coding sequence ATGAAAAAAATTAATTTCATAGTTCTGCTTTTTGCCCTTTCCATAAATATACATTCACAAAAAAAAGATGAAGTTTTGGCTAAGGTTGGTGAAAAAGTAATTACGGCGGATGAATTTAAAAACAGATTTGAATTATCGCCGCAGATTAAAAGAAAAAATTCCGAAAAGGGAATTCAAAAAGCAAAAGAAGAATTATTATATACATTAATTGCCGAAAAACTTATGGCAATTGAAGCGGAAAAATTAGGCTATGATTCTTCAATTTCGATGAAGATGAATTATGTACCAATGGAAAAAATGAATGTGCGCGACGCGGTTTATAAAAAGGAAATTAAAAGTAAAGTTGAACTGAATAATAAAAAGTTTTCAGAAGGTTTAATTCTGGCAAATAAAAAATACTTTGTTGATTATATTTATTCGCAAAATAAAGAAGCAATAGATTCGGCTTATCAGATACAATTAAATTCGAAAAATTATGATTCAACAGCCGCGCTTATTAAAAATGTTGAATTTGTTAAAGAACCATATGAAGTCACTTATGGTAAAATGGCAATTGAACCGGAAACGGCTATTTTTGCTTTAAAGAAAAATGAATTTACAAAACCGCAGGAGTCTCCAGACGGCTGGTATATTTTTAGATTGTTAAATATTTCCGGCGCGGAATATAAATCGATTGACGAAAGAGTTTCGCTAGTTGAAAAAACTGTAAAAAACAGAACCGAAGATTCGTTATATGATTCTTTCTGGAATAGTTTTTTCAAAAACAAAAGAGTTATTACCGATGGAAATCTTTTTTGGTATACAGCCGATTCGCTGCAAAAACTTGTTGAATATGTAAAGAACAGAGACAGCGTTGCCGAAAATCAAAAAATTCAAATTGGAGATGATGATTTTATAAAATTCAAAAATTCGTTGAGCCCCGATTCATTAAAAAAAAATTTTATAAAGTTTGATAAAAACCCAATGACATTGAATGATTTTTTGAATTTATTCATGTTCGAAGGTTTCTATGCATATTCTTCCGATATAAATTATATTGCCGAGCATTTGAATCAAAGAGTTAAAAGACAAATAGAAATGGAATTGCTGACACGCTACGGTTATGAACTTGGTCTGCAAAATGCAGACGAGGTAAAATCTTCAACGGAAATGTGGAAAGCAAATTATCTATCAACACTCTTTAGAAAAGATATTGTTTTGGAAACCAAAAAGGAATTTGAAAGTTCTGAAGTAAAATCAACAAGTGAAGCAAATCTGTTTGAAACCAAACTTAAAATTGTTGAAGTGTTAAGCGACTCTTTGGAAATAATACAAAAGGCGCTGTCGATTGCCGACAATACCGAAGATTTGAAACAATTTGCAAAAGTTCATTCGCAGCGAAAAGATGAAAAATTTAATTCTGGAGAATCGGAATATTTATCTGCAATTGAGCTGGGAGAAATTGGTAAAGTTGTTTCGTCCATGGAAATTGGCGATGTATTCGGTCCTTTGCAAATTGAAGGAAAATATTCATTATTTAAACTTGTAGATAAAAAAGAATTAAAAATTGAAAATTCAGGTAATGAAGCCGAAGAAAAAAACAAAGAAAACATTTTGTACAAGGAAACTTTAGATAAATTAGAGAACAAAACCGTAGAACTTGCTGAAAAGTACGGCGTCACAATAAATGAAAAATTACTAAACTCAATGAAATTAAATAATCTGCAAATGATGGTTATAAGATATATGGGTTTTGGCGGTTCAATGCTTGCATTTCCATACGTTTCGCCTTTTTACAATTGGAAAGAAAAGTTGGAACAAAAACAAAAAGAACCATTATAA
- the hslV gene encoding ATP-dependent protease subunit HslV encodes MFRGDIFDIELEIKLERKIRSTTVLGVIHSGVAALGGDGQVTLGNTVMKHNSMKIRKLLDGKVLVGFAGSAADAFTLLGKFEEKLDQYRGNVERAVVELAKDWRTDKYLRKLEALLAVVSSEKTFVVSGTGDVIEPDDKIIAIGSGGMYALSAAKMLVKYSNLPADEIVKEALKVASEICIYTNDKINVETIGK; translated from the coding sequence ATGTTCCGCGGAGATATTTTTGATATAGAATTGGAGATAAAATTGGAAAGAAAAATTAGATCAACAACGGTCTTAGGCGTAATTCACAGTGGAGTTGCGGCACTTGGAGGAGACGGACAAGTTACACTTGGCAATACAGTTATGAAACATAATTCAATGAAAATTAGAAAATTACTCGATGGAAAAGTGTTGGTTGGTTTTGCGGGATCTGCCGCAGACGCATTTACACTTCTTGGTAAATTTGAAGAAAAGTTGGATCAATATAGAGGAAATGTTGAAAGAGCGGTTGTTGAATTGGCCAAGGATTGGAGAACCGATAAATATTTAAGAAAGCTTGAAGCATTATTGGCGGTAGTTTCTTCAGAAAAAACTTTTGTTGTTTCCGGAACTGGTGATGTAATAGAACCGGACGATAAAATTATTGCAATTGGTTCCGGAGGAATGTATGCTTTATCGGCAGCAAAAATGCTGGTAAAATACAGTAACTTGCCAGCTGATGAAATTGTAAAAGAAGCATTAAAAGTTGCTTCAGAAATATGCATTTATACAAATGATAAAATTAACGTTGAAACAATAGGGAAATAA
- the carA gene encoding glutamine-hydrolyzing carbamoyl-phosphate synthase small subunit, whose amino-acid sequence MQKSKRISLILEDGSVYHGFSFGYESSTAGEVVFNTAMTGYPESLTDPSYYGQILISTYPLIGNYGVPDDKYENGIPDIFESEKIQVKGFVISDYSFAYSHWNAKKSLSEWLIENKVPGIFGVDTRALTKKLREKGSMLGKIVFENEDIDFFDPNVDNLVDKVSVKEKIVYGSGKKKIVLVDMGVKNNIVRCLLRRDTTVIKVPWNYDFTKEEYDGIILSNGPGDPTFCSETVTNLKNAIKIGKPIFGICMGNQLLSLAAGGSIYKLKYGHRSHNQPVLQIGTNKCFITSQNHGYAVNDSHLDEGWEQYFVNLNDDTCEGIKHKTKPFFSTQFHPEASSGPTDTEFLFDEFLNLIDN is encoded by the coding sequence ATGCAAAAATCCAAAAGAATTTCGCTAATCCTTGAAGATGGCTCAGTCTATCACGGATTTTCTTTTGGTTACGAGTCTTCTACAGCCGGTGAAGTTGTTTTTAATACGGCAATGACCGGTTACCCTGAAAGCTTAACAGATCCTTCTTATTATGGACAAATTCTAATTTCCACATATCCTTTAATTGGAAATTATGGAGTTCCGGATGATAAATATGAAAATGGAATTCCGGATATTTTTGAATCTGAAAAGATACAGGTTAAAGGTTTTGTAATTTCAGATTATTCATTTGCTTACAGTCATTGGAATGCTAAAAAAAGTTTATCTGAATGGCTGATTGAAAATAAAGTGCCTGGAATTTTTGGCGTAGATACTCGGGCATTAACAAAAAAATTAAGAGAAAAAGGATCAATGTTAGGAAAAATTGTTTTTGAAAATGAAGATATTGATTTTTTCGATCCAAATGTAGATAATCTTGTTGATAAAGTTAGTGTGAAAGAAAAAATAGTTTATGGCAGTGGAAAGAAAAAAATTGTTTTAGTTGATATGGGTGTTAAAAACAATATTGTAAGGTGTTTATTAAGAAGAGATACAACTGTTATAAAGGTTCCTTGGAATTATGATTTTACAAAAGAAGAATATGACGGTATTATATTATCTAATGGTCCCGGTGATCCGACTTTTTGTAGTGAAACTGTAACGAATTTAAAAAATGCCATTAAAATTGGGAAACCGATTTTTGGAATATGTATGGGCAATCAATTACTTTCACTTGCCGCGGGCGGATCAATTTATAAATTAAAATACGGACATAGAAGTCACAACCAGCCTGTATTGCAGATTGGAACAAATAAGTGTTTTATAACTTCGCAGAATCATGGATACGCTGTTAATGATTCACATTTGGATGAAGGTTGGGAACAATACTTTGTTAATTTAAATGATGATACTTGCGAAGGAATTAAGCACAAAACTAAACCTTTTTTTTCAACTCAGTTTCATCCTGAAGCATCGAGCGGACCGACAGATACTGAGTTTTTATTTGATGAATTTTTAAATTTGATTGATAATTAA
- a CDS encoding SDR family NAD(P)-dependent oxidoreductase — MKFDNKVVLLTGASTGIGNEIAHQLLAQKNIKLALVARRENLLRENFSENENLLVIKCDVSNKDEVNAAYLKVIEKFNRIDVAILNAGYSVRMPVENYNSEAAEKTFGANVFGIIYWVEKIIPDFMQRKSGIIVGVSSLADSKGYSKSGFYSASKAAATTYLEGLRTELNKYNVKVLTVRPGFVKTPMTDKNEFKMPFMMNVDKAAKIIIEGIESEKRMIQFPWQLVIATRLIPLIPNWIYEKLESLTVEKYKK, encoded by the coding sequence ATGAAATTTGATAATAAGGTAGTTTTATTAACCGGAGCATCAACCGGAATTGGAAATGAAATTGCTCATCAATTGCTTGCCCAAAAAAATATTAAGCTTGCTTTAGTTGCAAGGCGAGAAAATCTATTAAGGGAAAATTTTTCGGAAAATGAAAATCTATTAGTTATTAAATGTGATGTTAGCAATAAAGATGAAGTAAACGCCGCATATTTAAAAGTAATAGAAAAATTTAATCGAATTGATGTTGCAATTTTAAATGCCGGTTATTCCGTAAGAATGCCCGTTGAGAATTATAATTCCGAAGCAGCTGAAAAAACTTTTGGCGCAAATGTTTTTGGAATTATTTATTGGGTAGAGAAAATTATTCCGGATTTTATGCAAAGAAAAAGTGGAATAATTGTCGGCGTTTCAAGTTTAGCTGATTCCAAAGGTTATTCAAAAAGCGGATTTTACTCCGCAAGCAAAGCCGCCGCAACAACTTATTTAGAAGGATTAAGAACGGAATTAAATAAATACAATGTAAAAGTTTTGACTGTTCGTCCGGGTTTTGTGAAAACCCCCATGACTGATAAAAATGAATTTAAAATGCCGTTTATGATGAATGTGGATAAAGCCGCCAAAATTATTATTGAAGGAATAGAAAGTGAAAAACGAATGATTCAATTTCCATGGCAGCTTGTAATTGCAACAAGACTAATTCCCTTAATTCCAAATTGGATCTATGAAAAATTGGAATCTTTAACGGTGGAAAAATATAAAAAGTGA
- a CDS encoding DUF3109 family protein, translating into MIDFEDIDNVLVSREILKTKFTCNLEICKGACCTMKSEFGAPLKKEEIEEIDKILDIVKTYLPAKSVKEIEKNGFWEEKYKELMTRSVGKKDCVFVFYQDDVAKCAIEKAYYDGKVNFIKPISCHLFPIRISDFGGDVLKYEKYDVCEPALEKGKKTKLSILEFCEKSIKRAYNSEFYNKLKKLNGK; encoded by the coding sequence ATGATTGATTTTGAAGATATAGATAATGTTTTAGTGAGCAGAGAAATTTTAAAAACCAAATTTACCTGCAACTTGGAAATTTGCAAAGGCGCTTGCTGTACAATGAAAAGTGAATTCGGAGCTCCATTAAAGAAAGAAGAAATTGAAGAAATAGATAAAATATTAGATATAGTAAAAACTTATTTGCCTGCTAAAAGTGTTAAAGAAATTGAAAAAAACGGATTTTGGGAAGAAAAATACAAAGAATTAATGACTAGAAGCGTTGGGAAAAAAGATTGCGTTTTTGTTTTTTACCAAGATGATGTTGCTAAATGTGCCATTGAAAAAGCTTATTATGACGGAAAAGTAAATTTTATTAAACCTATTTCCTGCCATTTATTTCCGATAAGAATTTCTGATTTCGGCGGTGATGTTTTAAAATATGAAAAATACGATGTTTGCGAACCAGCATTGGAGAAAGGAAAAAAAACTAAATTATCAATTTTAGAATTTTGCGAAAAATCAATAAAACGTGCATATAATTCTGAATTTTACAACAAATTAAAGAAACTTAACGGAAAGTAA
- the carB gene encoding carbamoyl-phosphate synthase (glutamine-hydrolyzing) large subunit has protein sequence MNKEIKKVLILGSGALKIGEAGEFDYSGSQALKALREENIETILINPNIATVQTSENIADKVYFLPVTPYFVEQVIAKENPDGVLLSFGGQTALNCGIELFKTNIFEKYNVKVLGTPIRAIIDTEDRELFANTLKKVNIKTPKSIAVTSIDDALKAAEELNYPIIVRAAYTLGGQGSGFCSNSDELEILASKALSYSDQILIEESLKGWKEVEYEVVRDCYNNCITVCNMENFDPLGIHTGESIVVAPSQTLTNTEYHKLREIAIKLIQHIGIVGECNVQYALDPFSEDYRVIEVNARLSRSSALASKATGYPLAFVAAKLALGYGLYELKNSVTKTTSAFFEPALDYIVCKIPRWDLNKFHGVSNQIGSSMKSVGEVMAIGKTFEEAIQKGLRMIGQGMHGFVGNKDIPVSDIKDMLINPTDMRIFVIAQAFKEGLTVDEIYELSKIDKWFLVKLKNIFDYKYELQNYNLLEELPDQLLIEAKKLGFSDFQIGKFVLKSITTEIEKDILKVRNYRLSKGIKPFVKQIDTLAAEYPAHTNYLYLTYSGIEHDINFINDEKSVVVLGSGAYRIGSSVEFDWCGVNALNTIKKENYRSIMINYNPETVSTDYDICDRLYFDELTLERVLDIVDLENPKGVIVSTGGQIPNNLAMRLHKSSVNILGTSPLSIDRAENRHKFSQMLDDLKIDQPRWKELNTIEGIKNFIDEVGFPVLVRPSYVLSGAAMNVVSNESELNHFLQLAVEVSKQYPVVVSEFIENAKEIEIDAVADKGEIILYAISEHIEFAGVHSGDATMVFPPQKIYFETVRRIKAISRKIASELNISGPFNIQFLAKDNDVKVIECNLRASRSLPFVSKVLKVNFVELATDIMLEAKYIKPNKSLFELDYIGIKAPQFSFSRLSKADPILGVDMASTGEVGCIGDDFYDALLKSMLSVGYKIPKKNILLSTGPVQSKAELLESCKLLIENDYNLFATRGTHNFLKDNNVESVLLYWPDEKQSPNTIEYLRKRKIDLVINIPKNLSKSELDNDYNIRRSAIDFNIPLITNSRLAQAFITAFCKKDLEDISIKHWNEH, from the coding sequence ATGAACAAAGAAATTAAAAAAGTTTTGATATTAGGTTCCGGGGCGCTTAAGATAGGCGAAGCCGGAGAATTTGATTATTCAGGTTCGCAGGCTTTAAAAGCTTTACGTGAAGAAAATATTGAAACTATTTTAATAAATCCAAATATCGCAACAGTTCAAACATCGGAAAATATTGCTGATAAAGTTTATTTCCTTCCGGTTACACCTTACTTTGTTGAACAAGTTATTGCCAAAGAAAATCCGGATGGCGTACTTTTATCATTCGGCGGACAAACCGCGTTGAACTGCGGAATTGAACTCTTTAAAACAAACATTTTTGAAAAATATAATGTTAAGGTGCTCGGGACACCAATAAGAGCGATAATTGATACCGAAGATAGAGAGCTTTTTGCAAATACCCTTAAAAAGGTAAATATTAAAACACCTAAAAGTATTGCGGTAACTTCAATTGATGATGCACTAAAAGCCGCAGAAGAATTAAACTATCCTATTATTGTTAGAGCCGCGTATACTTTGGGCGGACAGGGAAGCGGGTTTTGCTCAAATTCGGATGAATTAGAAATTCTTGCCTCAAAAGCTCTTTCATATTCAGATCAAATTTTAATTGAAGAATCCTTAAAAGGATGGAAAGAAGTTGAATATGAAGTAGTTCGCGATTGCTACAATAATTGCATTACGGTATGCAATATGGAAAATTTTGATCCATTAGGAATTCATACAGGAGAAAGTATTGTTGTCGCGCCTTCTCAAACATTGACAAATACAGAATATCATAAGCTAAGAGAAATTGCGATTAAATTAATTCAGCATATTGGAATTGTAGGTGAATGTAATGTTCAATATGCGTTGGATCCTTTTTCAGAAGACTATAGAGTTATTGAAGTTAACGCAAGATTATCACGTTCAAGTGCGCTTGCATCAAAAGCAACCGGATATCCGCTCGCTTTTGTAGCCGCCAAATTAGCTTTGGGTTATGGACTTTATGAACTAAAAAATTCGGTCACAAAAACCACATCAGCTTTTTTTGAACCAGCTTTAGATTATATTGTCTGTAAAATTCCACGCTGGGATTTGAACAAATTCCATGGAGTTTCCAATCAAATCGGAAGCAGCATGAAAAGCGTTGGAGAAGTAATGGCTATCGGTAAAACCTTTGAAGAAGCAATTCAAAAAGGTTTACGAATGATTGGTCAAGGCATGCATGGATTTGTAGGTAATAAAGATATTCCAGTTTCCGATATTAAAGATATGCTTATAAATCCGACCGATATGAGAATTTTTGTAATAGCTCAAGCATTTAAAGAAGGATTAACGGTTGATGAAATTTATGAATTATCAAAAATTGACAAATGGTTTCTTGTTAAACTGAAAAATATTTTTGATTATAAATATGAACTACAGAATTATAATTTATTGGAAGAACTGCCCGATCAACTGCTGATTGAAGCGAAAAAATTGGGTTTCTCTGATTTTCAGATTGGGAAGTTTGTTCTTAAAAGCATCACAACAGAAATTGAAAAAGATATTTTAAAAGTTAGAAATTATAGATTAAGTAAAGGCATAAAACCATTTGTAAAACAAATTGATACTTTAGCGGCTGAATATCCAGCTCATACAAATTATCTTTACTTAACTTACAGCGGAATTGAACACGATATAAATTTTATAAATGATGAAAAGTCAGTTGTAGTTTTGGGTTCCGGAGCTTATAGAATAGGAAGCAGCGTTGAATTTGATTGGTGCGGCGTTAACGCATTAAATACTATCAAAAAGGAAAATTATAGATCAATTATGATAAATTATAATCCCGAAACAGTAAGTACGGATTATGATATTTGCGATCGGCTTTATTTTGATGAACTAACATTAGAAAGAGTTCTTGATATTGTTGATCTTGAAAATCCTAAAGGAGTTATTGTTTCAACGGGCGGACAAATTCCAAATAATTTGGCAATGCGTTTACATAAGAGCAGCGTAAATATTTTGGGTACCTCTCCGCTTTCAATCGATAGAGCAGAAAACAGACATAAATTTTCTCAAATGCTAGATGATTTGAAAATTGACCAGCCAAGATGGAAAGAATTAAACACTATCGAAGGAATTAAAAATTTTATCGATGAAGTCGGTTTTCCTGTTTTGGTTCGTCCTTCTTATGTTCTATCAGGCGCGGCAATGAATGTTGTTTCAAACGAAAGCGAGTTAAACCACTTTTTGCAGTTAGCCGTTGAAGTTTCAAAACAATATCCTGTTGTTGTTTCTGAATTTATTGAAAACGCGAAAGAAATTGAAATTGACGCGGTTGCCGATAAAGGAGAAATTATTCTTTATGCAATAAGCGAGCATATTGAATTTGCGGGAGTTCATTCAGGTGACGCTACAATGGTTTTTCCGCCTCAGAAAATTTATTTTGAAACGGTTAGAAGGATTAAAGCCATTTCAAGAAAAATTGCGTCAGAGTTGAATATTTCCGGACCTTTTAATATTCAATTTCTAGCAAAGGATAATGATGTAAAAGTTATTGAATGTAATTTACGAGCTTCAAGAAGTTTACCTTTCGTTTCTAAAGTTTTAAAGGTGAATTTCGTTGAACTTGCGACCGATATAATGCTTGAAGCAAAATATATTAAACCTAACAAATCATTGTTTGAGCTTGATTATATTGGTATAAAAGCACCGCAGTTTTCATTCTCAAGATTGAGTAAAGCCGATCCGATTCTTGGTGTTGATATGGCATCAACCGGTGAAGTTGGATGTATCGGGGATGATTTTTATGACGCGCTGTTAAAATCAATGCTTTCAGTCGGTTATAAAATTCCTAAAAAAAATATTTTACTTTCAACAGGACCGGTTCAATCAAAGGCAGAACTTTTGGAAAGCTGTAAGTTGCTTATTGAAAACGATTACAATTTATTTGCTACGCGCGGAACGCACAATTTCTTAAAAGACAATAATGTTGAATCCGTTCTACTATATTGGCCGGATGAAAAACAAAGTCCTAATACAATTGAATATTTAAGAAAACGAAAAATTGATCTTGTAATCAACATCCCCAAAAATTTATCTAAAAGCGAATTAGATAACGATTACAACATTAGAAGAAGCGCAATAGATTTTAACATACCGCTAATAACCAATTCCAGATTGGCTCAAGCTTTCATTACCGCATTCTGTAAAAAAGATTTGGAAGATATTTCAATTAAACATTGGAATGAACATTAA